The following are from one region of the Klebsiella aerogenes genome:
- the aqpZ gene encoding aquaporin Z, which produces MFRKLAAECFGTFWLVFGGCGSAVLAAAFPELGIGFAGVALAFGLTVLTMAFAVGHISGGHFNPAVTLGLWAGGRFPAKDVIGYIIAQVVGGIIAAAVLYVVASGKAGFDAAASGFASNGFGEHSPGGYSMLSAIVIEIVLTCGFLLVIHGATDKNAPAGFAPIAIGLALTLIHLISIPVTNTSVNPARSTAVAIFQGGWALQQLWLFWVMPIIGGILGGVLYRTLLEKRD; this is translated from the coding sequence ATGTTCAGAAAATTAGCAGCAGAGTGCTTTGGCACATTCTGGCTCGTATTCGGCGGCTGCGGTAGCGCAGTGCTGGCCGCGGCTTTCCCGGAACTGGGAATTGGTTTCGCCGGCGTGGCATTAGCCTTCGGCTTAACCGTATTAACTATGGCCTTCGCCGTGGGTCATATTTCCGGTGGTCACTTTAACCCGGCAGTGACTTTAGGTCTGTGGGCGGGCGGCCGTTTCCCGGCTAAAGACGTCATTGGTTATATTATCGCCCAGGTTGTCGGCGGTATTATCGCTGCTGCGGTATTGTACGTGGTCGCCAGCGGTAAAGCAGGTTTCGACGCGGCGGCAAGCGGCTTCGCTTCTAACGGTTTCGGCGAACACTCCCCGGGCGGCTACTCCATGCTGTCGGCTATCGTTATCGAAATCGTGCTGACCTGCGGCTTCCTGCTGGTTATCCACGGCGCGACCGATAAAAACGCCCCGGCTGGCTTTGCGCCGATCGCTATCGGTCTGGCGCTGACCCTGATCCACCTGATCAGCATTCCGGTCACCAACACCTCCGTTAACCCGGCGCGTAGCACCGCAGTTGCTATCTTCCAGGGAGGCTGGGCGCTGCAGCAGCTGTGGCTGTTCTGGGTGATGCCGATCATTGGCGGTATCCTCGGCGGCGTGCTATATCGCACCCTGCTGGAAAAACGCGACTAA
- a CDS encoding lysine exporter LysO family protein: MFSGLLIILLPLIVGYLIPLRHPSALKLITRLLSWIVYVILFFMGISLAFLDNLSSNLLSILHYSVVSIVVIILCNIAALLWLDKKMPWRVKHRPEKLPSRLAMALESLQLLGVVLIGFLLGLSGLSFLQHATEASEYTLIFLLFLIGIQLRNNGMTLRQIVLNRRGMIVAVVVAASSLFGGVINALILGLPIKTGLAMASGFGWYSLSGILMTESYGPVIGSATFFNDLARELLAIMLIPGMVLRSRSTALGLCGATSMDFTLPVLQRSGGVEIVPAAIVHGFILSLLVPVLMAFFSA; this comes from the coding sequence ATGTTTTCGGGATTATTAATCATTCTGCTGCCGTTGATTGTCGGCTATCTGATTCCTCTGCGTCATCCTTCCGCACTTAAACTGATTACCCGGCTGCTTAGCTGGATTGTTTATGTGATCCTCTTTTTCATGGGGATTAGCCTCGCCTTCCTCGATAACCTCAGCAGCAATCTGTTATCGATATTGCATTACTCTGTGGTGAGCATTGTGGTGATTATCCTGTGCAATATTGCGGCATTACTTTGGCTGGACAAAAAAATGCCATGGCGCGTCAAACATCGGCCGGAAAAATTACCTTCACGTCTGGCCATGGCCCTGGAGTCTTTGCAGCTACTTGGCGTTGTGCTAATTGGTTTCCTGCTGGGTTTAAGCGGCCTCTCCTTTTTGCAGCACGCGACTGAAGCCAGCGAATATACTTTAATCTTCCTGTTGTTCCTTATTGGTATTCAGTTGCGCAATAATGGAATGACATTACGGCAGATCGTACTGAATCGCCGCGGAATGATTGTCGCGGTAGTCGTTGCCGCCAGCTCATTATTCGGCGGGGTGATTAATGCCCTTATTCTCGGCCTGCCAATTAAAACCGGCCTGGCGATGGCTTCCGGGTTTGGCTGGTACTCCCTTTCCGGGATCCTGATGACCGAATCTTATGGCCCGGTGATTGGCAGCGCGACGTTCTTTAACGATCTCGCCCGAGAGCTACTGGCCATCATGCTCATCCCCGGCATGGTATTGCGTAGCCGCTCTACCGCTCTTGGGCTGTGCGGCGCCACCTCCATGGATTTTACCCTACCGGTGCTACAACGTTCCGGCGGCGTAGAAATCGTTCCGGCGGCTATCGTACACGGTTTTATTCTGAGCCTGCTGGTGCCGGTTCTGATGGCGTTCTTCTCCGCCTGA
- the hcp gene encoding hydroxylamine reductase: protein MFCVQCEQTIRTPAGNGCSYAQGMCGKTAETSDLQDLLIASLQGLSAWAVKAREYGIINHDVDNFAPRAFFSTLTNVNFDSPRIVGYARQAIAMRDALKAQCLNINASASVDSPVANLQLVSDDLGDLQRQAAEYTPNKDKAAIGENILGLRLLCLYGLKGAAAYMEHAHVLGQYDNDIYAQYHKIMAWLGTWPSDMNALLECSMEIGQMNFKVMSILDAGETTKYGHPTPTQVNVKATEGKCILISGHDLKDLYNLLEQTEGTGVNVYTHGEMLPAHGYPELRKFKHLIGNYGSGWQNQQVEFARFPGPIVMTSNCIIDPTVGAYDDRIWTRSIVGWPGVNHLEGEDFTPVIAQAQQMAGFPYSEIPHLITVGFGRQTLLGAADTLIDLVSREKLRHIFLVGGCDGARGERNYFTDFATSVPDDCLILTLACGKYRFNKLEFGDIEGLPRLVDAGQCNDAYSAIILAVTLAEKLGCGVNDLPLSLVLSWFEQKAIVILLTLLSLGVKNIVTGPTAPGFFTPDLLAILNEKFGLRSVTTVEQDMQQLLSA from the coding sequence ATGTTTTGTGTGCAATGTGAACAAACCATCCGTACCCCGGCAGGGAACGGCTGCTCTTACGCGCAGGGTATGTGCGGTAAAACAGCTGAAACCTCCGATCTGCAGGATCTGCTGATTGCTTCGCTACAAGGTCTGTCTGCATGGGCCGTTAAGGCGCGTGAATACGGCATCATCAATCATGACGTCGATAATTTCGCACCGCGGGCGTTCTTCTCTACCCTGACTAACGTCAACTTCGACTCTCCGCGTATCGTCGGCTACGCCCGTCAGGCGATCGCGATGCGCGACGCGCTGAAAGCACAGTGCCTGAACATCAATGCCAGCGCTTCAGTCGATAGCCCGGTTGCCAATCTGCAACTGGTCAGCGATGACCTGGGCGACCTGCAGCGTCAAGCGGCGGAATATACCCCGAATAAAGACAAAGCAGCGATCGGCGAGAACATTCTCGGCCTGCGTCTGCTGTGCCTGTACGGTCTGAAAGGCGCCGCGGCCTATATGGAACACGCGCACGTGCTCGGCCAGTACGATAACGATATTTATGCTCAGTACCACAAAATCATGGCGTGGCTGGGTACCTGGCCTTCCGATATGAACGCTCTGCTGGAGTGCTCGATGGAAATCGGCCAGATGAACTTCAAAGTGATGAGCATCCTCGACGCCGGTGAAACCACCAAATACGGCCACCCAACGCCGACTCAGGTCAACGTCAAAGCCACCGAAGGTAAGTGCATCCTGATCTCCGGTCACGATCTGAAAGATCTGTATAACCTGCTGGAACAAACCGAAGGCACCGGCGTTAACGTCTATACCCACGGTGAAATGCTGCCAGCACACGGCTACCCGGAGCTGCGTAAATTCAAACATCTGATCGGTAACTACGGCAGCGGCTGGCAGAATCAGCAGGTTGAATTCGCTCGCTTCCCGGGCCCCATCGTGATGACCTCTAACTGCATCATCGACCCGACCGTCGGCGCTTACGACGACCGTATCTGGACCCGCAGCATCGTCGGTTGGCCGGGCGTAAACCATCTGGAAGGCGAAGACTTCACGCCGGTTATCGCCCAGGCGCAGCAGATGGCTGGCTTCCCGTACAGCGAAATCCCGCATCTGATCACCGTTGGTTTCGGTCGCCAGACGCTGCTGGGCGCGGCTGATACGCTGATTGATCTGGTCAGCCGTGAAAAACTGCGTCACATCTTCCTCGTCGGCGGCTGTGACGGTGCGCGCGGCGAACGTAACTACTTCACTGATTTCGCCACCAGCGTTCCCGATGACTGCCTGATCCTGACTCTGGCCTGCGGTAAATATCGCTTCAACAAACTGGAGTTCGGCGATATCGAAGGCCTGCCGCGTCTGGTCGATGCCGGTCAGTGTAACGATGCATACTCAGCCATCATCCTCGCAGTAACGCTGGCGGAAAAACTGGGTTGCGGCGTCAACGACCTGCCGCTGTCGCTGGTGCTATCCTGGTTCGAACAAAAAGCGATCGTGATTCTGCTGACCCTGCTGTCACTGGGCGTAAAAAACATCGTCACCGGCCCGACCGCGCCTGGCTTCTTCACCCCGGATCTGCTGGCTATCCTCAACGAGAAGTTTGGTCTGCGTTCCGTGACCACCGTTGAACAAGATATGCAGCAGTTGCTGAGCGCGTAA
- the hcr gene encoding NADH oxidoreductase → MTMPTHQCPWRMQVHHIHQETPDVWTISLLCHDYYPYHAGQYALVSVRNSADTLRAYTLSSTPGVSEYITLTVRRIDDGAGSQWLTHDVKRGDYIWLSDAMGEFTCEDKPTDRFLMLAAGCGVTPIMSMRRWLAKYRPQADVQVIFNVRSPKDVIFAEEWRQYPVTLVAENDATPGFVAGRLTRELLQSVPDLASRTVMTCGPAPYMEQVEQDVAALGVTRFFKEKFFTPVAEAATSGLKFTKLQPTKTFYAPVGTTLLEALESNKVPVTVACRAGVCGCCKTKVVSGEYSVTSTMTLTDAEIADGYVLACSCHPQGDLVLA, encoded by the coding sequence ATGACAATGCCAACCCATCAGTGCCCGTGGCGGATGCAGGTTCATCACATTCACCAGGAAACGCCGGACGTGTGGACAATTTCGTTGCTGTGCCACGACTACTATCCCTATCACGCCGGGCAGTACGCACTGGTAAGCGTGCGCAATTCGGCGGATACGCTGCGCGCCTACACCCTTTCATCTACGCCGGGGGTAAGCGAGTACATTACGCTGACCGTCCGTCGTATTGATGATGGCGCAGGTTCGCAGTGGCTAACCCACGACGTCAAACGCGGCGACTATATCTGGCTGTCCGATGCGATGGGCGAGTTTACCTGCGAAGATAAACCAACCGATCGTTTTCTGATGCTGGCCGCCGGCTGCGGCGTGACGCCGATTATGTCGATGCGCCGCTGGTTGGCGAAGTACCGTCCACAGGCGGATGTGCAGGTTATCTTTAACGTTCGTTCGCCGAAAGATGTGATATTTGCCGAAGAGTGGCGCCAGTATCCGGTCACCCTGGTCGCGGAAAACGACGCAACGCCAGGCTTCGTCGCCGGTCGCCTGACCCGCGAGCTGCTGCAAAGCGTACCGGATTTAGCGAGCCGTACCGTGATGACCTGCGGTCCGGCGCCTTATATGGAGCAGGTCGAGCAGGACGTTGCCGCGCTGGGCGTGACTCGCTTCTTTAAAGAGAAGTTCTTTACCCCGGTCGCCGAAGCCGCCACCAGTGGGCTGAAGTTCACTAAACTGCAACCGACAAAAACGTTTTACGCGCCGGTCGGCACCACCCTGCTTGAAGCGCTGGAAAGCAATAAGGTACCGGTGACTGTCGCCTGCCGCGCTGGTGTTTGCGGTTGCTGCAAAACCAAAGTGGTTTCCGGCGAGTACAGCGTCACCAGCACCATGACGCTAACCGATGCCGAAATTGCCGACGGTTATGTGCTGGCCTGTTCTTGTCACCCGCAGGGCGATCTGGTGCTCGCCTGA
- a CDS encoding DoxX family protein: MVKGLLNAVNKTLSHEDVGKLLLRLAVGGLMLFHGLHKLIGGVEGISGMLAAKGLPGFIAYGVLVGEVVAPCLLILGVLTRPAALVLAFTMVVAWLMVGTGNTFALDAVGAWAIESLVYFFIGALAIALLGSGRYSLAGQSAWR, encoded by the coding sequence ATGGTTAAAGGATTGTTAAATGCGGTAAATAAAACGTTATCGCATGAAGATGTTGGCAAACTCTTGTTACGACTTGCCGTCGGCGGCTTAATGCTGTTTCACGGCCTGCACAAGCTGATTGGCGGCGTGGAGGGCATTAGCGGTATGCTGGCGGCGAAAGGGCTGCCGGGGTTTATCGCCTATGGCGTGTTGGTGGGCGAAGTCGTCGCGCCTTGCCTGCTCATTCTTGGTGTTCTGACGCGTCCGGCGGCGCTGGTGCTGGCGTTTACCATGGTGGTGGCCTGGCTGATGGTCGGGACCGGAAATACCTTCGCGCTTGATGCCGTGGGGGCATGGGCGATTGAAAGCCTGGTCTATTTCTTTATCGGCGCGCTGGCGATTGCGCTACTCGGCTCGGGGCGTTACTCGCTGGCCGGTCAGTCGGCCTGGCGATAA
- the poxB gene encoding ubiquinone-dependent pyruvate dehydrogenase produces the protein MKQTVASYIAKTLEQAGVKRIWGVTGDSLNGLSDSLNRMGTIEWMPTRHEEVAAFAAGAEAQLTGELAVCAGSCGPGNLHLINGLFDCHRNHVPVLAIAAHIPSSEIGSGYFQETHPQELFRECSHYCELVSTPEQIPQVLAIAMRKAVINRGVSVVVLPGDVALKAAPESASSHWYHAPLPTVTPADEELHKLAQLIRYSNNIALMCGSGCAGAHQELVEFAAKIKAPIVHALRGKEHVEYDNPYDVGMTGLIGFSSGFHTMMNADTLILLGTQFPYRAFYPTDAKIIQIDINPGSIGAHSKVDMALVGDIKSTLKALLPLLEEKTDRRFLDKALEHYREARKGLDDLAKPSDKALHPQYLAQQISRFADDDAIFTCDVGTPTVWAARYLQMNGKRRLLGSFNHGSMANAMPQAIGAKATAPQRQVIAMCGDGGFSMLMGDFLSLAQMNLPVKIIIFNNSILGFVAMEMKAGGYLTDGTELHDTNFARIAEACGIKGIRVEKASEVDEALQTAFSTDGPVLVDVVVAKEELAIPPQIKLEQAKGFSLYMLRAIISGRGDEVIELAKTNWLR, from the coding sequence ATGAAACAGACCGTGGCGTCATACATTGCAAAAACCCTTGAACAGGCTGGCGTGAAGCGCATTTGGGGGGTAACCGGGGATTCTCTCAACGGATTGAGCGACAGTTTAAACCGCATGGGCACCATCGAGTGGATGCCGACCCGGCACGAAGAAGTCGCCGCCTTTGCCGCTGGCGCAGAAGCGCAGCTGACCGGCGAACTGGCGGTCTGTGCCGGTTCCTGCGGGCCAGGCAACCTTCATTTGATTAACGGTCTGTTTGATTGCCATCGTAACCATGTACCGGTGCTGGCCATTGCCGCGCATATTCCATCGAGTGAAATCGGCAGCGGTTATTTCCAGGAAACCCATCCGCAGGAACTGTTCCGCGAATGCAGCCACTACTGCGAGCTGGTCTCAACCCCGGAGCAAATTCCGCAGGTACTGGCCATCGCGATGCGCAAGGCGGTCATTAACCGCGGCGTTTCAGTGGTAGTGCTGCCCGGCGACGTGGCGCTGAAAGCGGCGCCGGAGAGCGCCAGCAGCCACTGGTACCATGCGCCGCTGCCAACGGTCACCCCGGCGGACGAAGAACTGCACAAGCTGGCCCAGCTTATCCGTTACTCAAATAACATCGCTCTGATGTGCGGCAGCGGCTGCGCCGGCGCGCACCAGGAGCTGGTAGAGTTCGCCGCGAAAATTAAAGCGCCTATCGTCCACGCCCTGCGCGGCAAAGAGCACGTCGAATACGATAACCCATACGATGTCGGCATGACCGGCCTGATCGGTTTTTCCTCCGGCTTCCACACCATGATGAATGCCGACACCCTGATCCTGCTCGGCACCCAATTCCCCTATCGCGCGTTTTATCCAACCGATGCCAAAATTATCCAGATCGACATCAACCCCGGCAGCATCGGCGCGCACAGTAAGGTCGATATGGCGCTGGTGGGCGATATCAAATCGACGCTGAAAGCGCTGTTGCCGCTGCTGGAAGAAAAAACCGATCGCCGCTTCCTTGATAAGGCGCTGGAGCACTATCGCGAAGCGCGTAAAGGGCTGGACGATCTCGCCAAACCCAGCGACAAAGCGCTCCATCCACAGTACCTGGCGCAGCAGATTAGCCGTTTTGCCGACGACGACGCGATTTTTACCTGCGACGTCGGTACGCCAACCGTCTGGGCTGCGCGGTATCTACAGATGAACGGCAAGCGCCGCCTGTTGGGCTCGTTTAACCACGGTTCAATGGCCAACGCCATGCCGCAGGCCATCGGCGCCAAAGCGACCGCGCCGCAGCGGCAGGTTATCGCCATGTGCGGCGATGGCGGTTTCAGCATGCTGATGGGCGATTTTTTGTCATTGGCGCAGATGAATCTACCGGTCAAAATCATCATCTTTAACAACAGCATTCTTGGTTTCGTGGCGATGGAAATGAAAGCTGGCGGTTATCTGACCGACGGTACCGAACTGCACGATACCAACTTCGCCCGTATTGCCGAAGCTTGCGGAATTAAAGGGATCCGCGTCGAGAAGGCCTCTGAGGTCGATGAGGCGCTACAAACCGCCTTTAGCACCGATGGCCCGGTTCTGGTCGATGTGGTTGTCGCGAAAGAAGAGCTGGCGATCCCGCCGCAGATTAAACTCGAGCAGGCCAAAGGATTTAGCCTGTATATGTTGCGCGCGATCATCAGCGGACGCGGCGATGAAGTCATTGAGCTAGCGAAAACGAACTGGCTCAGGTAA
- the ltaE gene encoding low-specificity L-threonine aldolase, with product MIDLRSDTVTRPGRAMLEAMMAAPVGDDVYGDDPTVNELQRYAAELAGKEAALFLPTGTQANLVGLLSHCQRGEEYIVGQGAHNYLYEAGGAAVLGSIQPQPIDAAADGSLPLDKVAAKIKPDDIHFAPTRLLSLENTHNGKVLPRDYLKDAWEFTRQRNLALHVDGARIFNAVVAYGCELRDIAQYCDSFTICLSKGLGTPVGSLLLGSEAYIRRAIRWRKMVGGGMRQAGILAAAGLYALQNNVSRLQEDHDNAAWMAEQLRAVGADVMRHDTNMLFVRVGEEQARALGEFMQARGVLINASPVVRLVTHLDVNRQQLAEVVGHWQAFLQR from the coding sequence GTGATAGATCTCCGTAGTGATACCGTAACTCGTCCTGGGCGCGCCATGCTGGAGGCCATGATGGCCGCCCCGGTCGGGGACGACGTTTATGGCGACGACCCTACCGTCAATGAACTTCAGCGTTATGCCGCCGAGCTTGCCGGCAAAGAGGCGGCGCTGTTCCTGCCTACCGGTACGCAGGCCAACCTTGTCGGCCTACTTAGCCACTGCCAGCGCGGCGAAGAGTATATCGTCGGCCAGGGCGCGCATAATTATCTGTATGAAGCCGGTGGCGCGGCGGTACTGGGCAGCATTCAACCACAGCCGATCGATGCCGCGGCTGACGGCTCGCTGCCGCTGGATAAAGTCGCGGCAAAAATTAAACCCGACGATATCCATTTCGCCCCGACCCGCCTGCTAAGCCTGGAAAATACCCACAACGGCAAAGTGCTGCCGCGCGACTACCTGAAAGACGCCTGGGAGTTTACCCGCCAGCGTAATCTGGCGCTGCATGTCGACGGCGCGCGCATTTTTAACGCCGTGGTGGCTTACGGCTGTGAGCTGCGTGATATCGCGCAATACTGTGATTCGTTCACCATTTGCCTGTCAAAAGGGCTCGGCACGCCGGTCGGTTCCCTGCTGCTTGGCAGCGAAGCGTACATTCGTCGCGCCATCCGCTGGCGTAAAATGGTCGGCGGCGGCATGCGCCAGGCGGGTATTCTGGCGGCCGCCGGTCTGTATGCGCTGCAAAATAACGTCTCGCGTCTGCAAGAGGATCACGACAACGCCGCGTGGATGGCGGAACAGCTGCGCGCCGTCGGCGCCGACGTGATGCGCCACGACACCAACATGCTGTTCGTGCGCGTCGGTGAAGAGCAGGCTCGCGCGCTGGGCGAATTTATGCAGGCTCGCGGCGTGTTAATTAACGCCTCGCCTGTCGTACGTCTGGTCACGCACCTCGACGTTAACCGCCAGCAGTTGGCTGAGGTCGTCGGTCACTGGCAAGCCTTTTTACAGCGCTAA
- a CDS encoding DUF2867 domain-containing protein — translation MSQPILVLGASGYIGQHLVRELSAQGYPVLAAARHIDRLQKLELPGVVCQSIDLNQPQALPALLSGIDTLYYLVHAMGEGGDFIAHERRVALNVRDALRQTPVRQVIFLSSLQVPAQEQSDHLRARQVTADLLRESGVPVTELRAGIIVGAGSAAFEVMRDMVYNLPVLTPPRWVRSRTTPIALENLLHYLVELLNHPSREHRVFEAAGPDILSYQQQFTHFMAVSGKHRLLIPIPFPTRWISVWFLNVITSVPPTIAKALIQGLKHDLIADDRSLRALIPQTLIPFDQAVRRTLKEEEQLVNSSDWGYDAQAFARWRPEYGYYPKQAGCAVSTQASRKALWQVVNRIGGKEGYFFGNILWKIRGAMDLLVGHRLAKGRPQHDYLQTGDTVDSWKVIIVEEEKQLTLLFGMKAPGLGRLSFTISDKGDRRELDVRAWWHPHGMPGLFYWLLMIPAHLFIFRGMARRIVRLAEQITGKNED, via the coding sequence GTGTCGCAACCTATTCTGGTGCTCGGCGCCAGCGGCTATATTGGCCAGCATCTGGTGCGCGAATTAAGCGCGCAAGGTTATCCGGTGTTGGCGGCGGCACGCCATATCGACAGACTGCAAAAGCTCGAACTCCCGGGCGTCGTCTGTCAGTCTATCGATCTCAACCAGCCGCAGGCTTTACCTGCGCTGCTTTCCGGGATCGATACCCTTTACTATTTGGTGCACGCGATGGGCGAAGGCGGCGATTTTATCGCCCATGAACGCCGGGTCGCACTCAACGTGCGCGATGCTTTACGCCAGACGCCGGTGCGCCAGGTGATATTTCTTAGCTCGCTGCAGGTCCCGGCGCAGGAGCAATCAGACCATTTGCGCGCCCGCCAGGTGACTGCCGATCTCCTGCGCGAGTCCGGCGTACCGGTTACCGAACTGCGCGCAGGAATTATCGTCGGCGCGGGGTCCGCCGCTTTTGAAGTGATGCGCGATATGGTTTATAACCTGCCGGTGCTGACGCCGCCGCGTTGGGTACGTTCGCGCACCACGCCTATCGCGCTGGAAAACCTGTTGCATTATCTCGTGGAGTTGCTTAATCATCCGTCCCGCGAGCACCGCGTTTTTGAGGCTGCCGGTCCGGATATTCTGAGCTACCAGCAGCAGTTTACCCATTTTATGGCCGTCAGCGGCAAACATCGTTTACTGATCCCTATCCCCTTCCCTACCCGCTGGATTTCTGTGTGGTTCCTTAATGTGATCACCTCGGTACCGCCAACCATCGCCAAGGCGCTGATTCAGGGGTTGAAGCACGATCTGATCGCCGACGATCGTTCGCTGCGCGCGCTGATCCCGCAAACATTGATTCCATTCGATCAGGCGGTCCGCCGTACCCTGAAAGAGGAAGAACAACTGGTGAATTCCAGCGACTGGGGCTACGACGCTCAGGCCTTCGCCCGCTGGCGGCCGGAGTATGGCTACTATCCGAAACAGGCCGGTTGCGCCGTCAGTACTCAGGCAAGCCGCAAGGCGCTGTGGCAAGTGGTTAACCGCATCGGCGGCAAAGAGGGTTACTTCTTCGGCAATATCCTGTGGAAAATCCGCGGCGCCATGGATTTGCTGGTCGGCCATCGTTTAGCCAAAGGACGGCCGCAGCATGACTATCTGCAAACCGGCGATACGGTCGACAGTTGGAAGGTCATTATCGTCGAAGAAGAAAAGCAGTTAACCTTACTGTTCGGCATGAAAGCGCCGGGCCTTGGCCGTTTAAGCTTCACGATTAGCGATAAAGGCGATCGCCGCGAACTTGACGTTCGCGCCTGGTGGCATCCGCACGGTATGCCAGGCCTGTTCTACTGGCTGCTGATGATCCCGGCGCATCTGTTTATTTTTCGCGGCATGGCGCGGCGTATCGTTCGCCTTGCTGAGCAAATCACAGGCAAAAACGAAGATTAA